The Equus quagga isolate Etosha38 chromosome 10, UCLA_HA_Equagga_1.0, whole genome shotgun sequence genome includes a region encoding these proteins:
- the TREX2 gene encoding three prime repair exonuclease 2 — protein MSEVPRAETFVFLDLEATGLPSVDPEIAEISLFAVHRSSLENPERDEFGIPVLPRVLDKLTLCMSPERPFTAKASEITGLSSEGLARCGKAGFDSAVVRTLQAFLSRQESPICLVAHNGFDYDFPLLCTELRRLGARLPRDTVCLDTLPALRGLDHAHSHGTRAQSCKGYSLGSLFRRYFQEEPKAAHSAEGDVHTLLMVFLHRAAELLAWADEQACSWAHVEPMYTPPDGACLEA, from the coding sequence ATGTCTGAGGTGCCCCGGGCAGAGACCTTTGTCTTCCTGGACCTGGAAGCCACTGGGCTCCCCAGTGTGGACCCCGAGATTGCTGAGATATCCCTGTTTGCTGTCCACCGCTcctctctggagaacccagagcGTGATGAGTTCGGCATCCCTGTGCTGCCCCGGGTCCTGGACAAGCTCACGCTGTGTATGAGCCCGGAGCGCCCCTTCACCGCCAAGGCCAGTGAGATAACTGGCCTGAGCAGCGAGGGCCTGGCGCGGTGCGGGAAGGCCGGCTTCGACAGCGCCGTGGTACGGACGCTGCAGGCCTTCCTGAGCCGCCAGGAGAGCCCCATCTGCCTCGTGGCCCACAACGGCTTTGATTACGACTTCCCCCTGCTGTGCACGGAGCTGCGGCGCCTGGGCGCCCGCCTGCCCCGGGACACCGTCTGCCTGGACACACTGCCTGCGCTGCGGGGCCTGGACCACGCTCACAGCCACGGCACGCGGGCCCAGAGCTGCAAGGGTTACAGCCTGGGCAGCCTCTTCCGACGCTACTTCCAGGAAGAGCCGAAAGCAGCCCACTCAGCTGAGGGCGACGTACACACCCTGCTCATGGTCTTCCTGCACCGCGCTGCTGAGCTGCTTGCCTGGGCCGATGAGCAGGCCTGCAGCTGGGCCCACGTGGAGCCCATGTACACACCACCTGATGGTGCATGCCTCGAGGCCTGA